The following are encoded in a window of Brevibacillus sp. DP1.3A genomic DNA:
- a CDS encoding NAD(P)/FAD-dependent oxidoreductase, whose translation MNKYDVIVVGAGPAGIFTCYEVMRKAPNAKVLLIDKGHDIYSRRCPILEEKIKLCPPPAGKKDFAGCLPACSITSGFGGAGAYSDGKFNITTEFGGWMTDYLSPSTVLGLIKYVDEINLEHGATQSITDPTTETIKSIEQRGYAAGLKLLRAQVRHLGTEQNLEILQSIFEHLKKHVDMMFKTEVEDIITVKEAGGHQVKGVVLKNGQEYEADYVVIGPGRDGSAWLTDILKKRRLKMYNNQVDVGVRVETSDVVMREINEHLYEGKFIFNTSVGTRVRTFCSNPSGHVVVENHSGVMAANGHSYKDPALGSMNTNFALLVSHTFTEPFDKPNEYAREICKRANDLSNGGVIVQKYGDILRGRRSTEARIKEGFLEPTLKEAVPGDLGLVLPYNTMKSLIEMVEALDKVTPGIASEHTLFYGVEAKFYSARPKLTEEFETEIKGLFCGGDGAGITRGLAQAGAAGVWMARNIAKRMQ comes from the coding sequence ATGAATAAGTATGATGTGATCGTTGTAGGAGCAGGACCAGCAGGGATTTTTACATGCTACGAGGTAATGCGAAAAGCACCGAATGCCAAGGTGCTGTTGATTGATAAAGGGCATGACATCTATAGCAGACGCTGTCCGATCTTGGAGGAAAAGATTAAGCTCTGCCCGCCGCCAGCAGGAAAAAAAGATTTTGCAGGCTGTTTGCCGGCCTGTTCGATTACCAGTGGTTTTGGTGGAGCAGGCGCCTATAGCGATGGTAAATTTAACATCACCACCGAATTTGGCGGTTGGATGACAGACTATCTCAGCCCTTCCACTGTACTTGGGCTGATCAAATACGTAGATGAAATCAATTTGGAGCATGGGGCTACCCAATCGATTACGGACCCGACCACAGAGACGATCAAGAGCATCGAGCAGCGCGGGTATGCAGCAGGACTCAAGCTGTTGCGAGCGCAGGTGCGTCACTTGGGAACGGAGCAAAACCTGGAGATTCTCCAGTCGATCTTCGAGCATTTGAAGAAGCATGTCGACATGATGTTCAAGACAGAGGTCGAGGACATCATTACGGTGAAAGAAGCAGGGGGACATCAGGTAAAAGGTGTCGTCTTGAAAAACGGCCAAGAGTATGAAGCTGATTACGTGGTAATCGGACCAGGCCGCGATGGCTCCGCATGGTTGACCGATATCCTGAAAAAGCGCCGCCTGAAAATGTACAACAATCAAGTCGACGTAGGCGTACGTGTGGAGACGTCCGATGTCGTCATGCGCGAAATCAATGAGCACTTGTACGAAGGCAAATTCATTTTCAATACATCTGTCGGAACGCGTGTACGGACGTTCTGTAGCAATCCATCCGGTCACGTGGTCGTGGAAAACCACAGTGGAGTCATGGCGGCAAACGGGCACTCCTACAAAGACCCAGCGCTGGGATCGATGAATACGAACTTTGCGCTCTTGGTATCTCATACGTTTACAGAGCCGTTTGACAAGCCGAATGAGTACGCGAGAGAAATTTGCAAGCGAGCGAATGATCTGTCAAACGGTGGGGTCATCGTGCAAAAGTACGGCGATATTTTGCGCGGTCGCCGTTCTACAGAGGCGCGTATTAAGGAAGGCTTCCTGGAGCCTACTCTGAAGGAAGCGGTACCGGGTGACTTGGGACTCGTGTTGCCTTACAATACGATGAAAAGTCTGATCGAGATGGTGGAAGCTCTGGACAAGGTAACGCCGGGAATCGCTTCCGAGCATACATTGTTTTACGGAGTGGAAGCGAAATTCTACTCGGCACGTCCAAAACTGACTGAGGAATTCGAAACAGAAATCAAAGGATTGTTCTGTGGCGGGGATGGTGCCGGAATTACGCGTGGTCTGGCTCAGGCTGGAGCTGCTGGGGTCTGGATGGCTCGCAATATCGCGAAGCGCATGCAATAA
- a CDS encoding MarR family winged helix-turn-helix transcriptional regulator yields MQYYGHRISQTARIFSKSLNGTMSPMGLYSSQWGIILCLHYRESLTQVQLSNYLNVEAPTITRTLTRLEEMGWIIRSEGDDKRERYVSLSPQAVERFPEWLEAAKEQEELALRGLDEAELAIFNRVLKKMNDNLQTS; encoded by the coding sequence ATGCAATATTATGGTCATCGAATTAGCCAAACCGCAAGAATATTCAGCAAATCATTAAATGGGACTATGTCTCCCATGGGATTATACAGTTCGCAATGGGGGATTATCCTTTGCTTGCATTATCGTGAATCGCTCACCCAGGTTCAATTGAGTAACTACCTGAATGTGGAAGCGCCGACGATTACCCGGACACTCACCCGATTGGAAGAGATGGGCTGGATTATTCGCTCAGAGGGTGATGACAAGCGTGAGCGCTATGTGTCCCTGTCTCCACAAGCAGTCGAACGGTTCCCGGAATGGCTGGAGGCCGCCAAAGAGCAAGAGGAACTGGCACTCCGCGGCCTTGACGAAGCAGAACTCGCTATCTTTAACCGCGTACTGAAGAAAATGAATGATAATTTGCAGACATCGTAG
- a CDS encoding DUF3298 and DUF4163 domain-containing protein yields MELNQLPATVLTRTISRPNTTIYYPQLAGLANQQAEKDINRAIYQTVQGLIHEQQRVQVPGNTEMQGSYEIKTNERGIFSVVLSNYAYTPQMAHGMTFLGSITADIQTGKLYTLRELFKPGSDYVKVLSENIKRQIKERSIPTLNGFTSIKPDQDYYLADKSLVIYFQLYEITPYYVGFPMFPISVYELEPLINEKGPLSILSAD; encoded by the coding sequence GTGGAACTCAATCAATTGCCAGCTACTGTGCTGACACGGACGATTAGCCGTCCGAACACCACGATTTACTATCCACAATTGGCAGGCCTAGCCAACCAACAAGCGGAAAAAGATATCAACCGGGCGATTTATCAAACGGTTCAAGGCTTAATTCACGAGCAACAACGGGTCCAGGTACCGGGAAATACAGAAATGCAAGGAAGCTACGAAATCAAGACAAACGAACGCGGCATTTTCAGTGTCGTGCTGAGCAACTACGCCTACACACCACAAATGGCTCACGGCATGACCTTCCTCGGGTCGATCACCGCAGATATCCAAACAGGCAAGCTGTATACGCTGCGTGAATTATTCAAGCCAGGAAGCGATTACGTCAAGGTGCTTTCCGAAAACATCAAGCGTCAAATCAAAGAAAGAAGCATCCCCACACTCAATGGCTTTACTTCGATTAAACCCGATCAAGATTATTACCTCGCCGACAAATCGCTGGTCATCTACTTTCAGTTGTACGAAATTACACCTTACTACGTCGGTTTCCCCATGTTCCCCATCTCGGTCTATGAACTGGAGCCGCTCATCAATGAAAAAGGACCATTGAGTATCTTGTCCGCAGATTAA
- a CDS encoding methyl-accepting chemotaxis protein, with protein sequence MIQLIRNTLTDKEGFMIFILWNHLWMAGLIAYQVDVNFWKVTSLGLLVTLIVSPYYFIRKDSHVIRYLVAIGLMFYAISFDHFTDYQEVTFLAFIVMGFLAAYLDWKLVVTAGIAQIIVTIVGFYTGTYEIFEGDFSELNLLMRIVTILMMMGAVTYLCLAGQASLRKADDARQEAEEKERRLGEMLLNIQQMTEQLDRTSDHVHEHAEGTKRNTDEMMVAFKEVATGMESQANSTVKIEEEVQSIDQEIEEVTTQTNAMKSESQQNNRRLTDSVQMMNELSSQMEQIVQAVNVAASTIHQLNRQANRVEEIVGAINQIATQTNLLALNAAIESARAGEHGRGFAVVADEVRKLAEQSATATQEITDILKSLHQESENAVQHMSNGETSVAKGQELAVKTVASIEAVRAGMMAFLEAADQVSSSMDRVKVRSGEVAIEMSTITAVTEESVANLEELFATAENQHQKVREITEELGELNTLSHRLQQTFHVN encoded by the coding sequence ATGATTCAATTGATTCGCAATACCTTGACTGACAAAGAAGGCTTTATGATTTTCATCCTATGGAATCATTTGTGGATGGCAGGACTCATTGCCTACCAAGTGGATGTGAACTTCTGGAAAGTGACGTCCTTGGGATTGCTGGTCACTCTAATTGTTTCGCCGTATTATTTCATTCGCAAAGATAGTCATGTGATTCGTTATCTGGTTGCAATCGGACTTATGTTTTATGCTATTTCCTTCGATCACTTTACCGATTACCAGGAGGTTACCTTCCTCGCCTTTATCGTCATGGGCTTTTTGGCAGCCTATTTGGACTGGAAGCTGGTAGTTACAGCGGGAATCGCCCAAATCATCGTTACGATTGTCGGATTTTATACGGGAACCTACGAGATTTTCGAAGGTGATTTTTCGGAGCTCAATTTGCTTATGCGTATTGTCACGATTCTCATGATGATGGGAGCCGTCACGTATCTGTGTCTCGCCGGACAAGCCTCCTTGCGAAAAGCTGATGACGCAAGGCAGGAAGCGGAAGAGAAGGAGCGCCGTCTGGGAGAAATGCTTTTGAACATCCAGCAAATGACGGAGCAGCTGGATCGTACAAGCGATCATGTGCATGAGCATGCGGAAGGTACGAAGCGCAATACAGATGAAATGATGGTAGCCTTTAAGGAAGTCGCCACAGGTATGGAATCGCAGGCGAATTCTACGGTGAAAATCGAAGAAGAGGTTCAATCCATCGACCAGGAAATCGAGGAAGTCACAACACAGACCAACGCAATGAAATCGGAATCGCAACAAAACAACCGTCGTCTGACAGACAGCGTTCAGATGATGAACGAGCTGTCCTCGCAGATGGAGCAAATTGTGCAGGCAGTCAATGTAGCAGCCTCTACGATTCACCAGCTCAATCGACAGGCGAATCGCGTAGAAGAAATTGTTGGCGCTATTAATCAGATCGCGACACAAACGAATCTCTTGGCGCTGAATGCGGCGATTGAATCGGCGCGTGCAGGCGAGCATGGACGTGGATTTGCTGTTGTAGCGGATGAGGTACGCAAGCTGGCGGAACAAAGCGCGACAGCTACGCAGGAAATTACCGACATTCTGAAATCTCTCCATCAGGAAAGTGAGAATGCGGTGCAGCATATGAGCAATGGAGAAACGTCTGTTGCAAAAGGCCAAGAGCTGGCCGTGAAAACAGTGGCCTCCATTGAAGCAGTGCGTGCCGGGATGATGGCCTTCTTGGAAGCAGCTGATCAAGTAAGCTCCAGCATGGACCGGGTAAAAGTGCGTTCCGGAGAAGTTGCCATCGAGATGTCGACTATTACAGCCGTAACCGAGGAATCCGTAGCCAACTTAGAAGAGCTGTTTGCGACAGCAGAAAACCAGCATCAAAAAGTGCGTGAGATTACGGAAGAGCTGGGCGAGCTGAATACGTTGTCTCATCGTCTCCAGCAAACCTTTCACGTAAATTAG
- a CDS encoding BMP family protein: MKKLLLALTTFAVLATGCSTGTSAPADQPGGQSAGQEGAAKKRIALILPEKIGVNPFFQQMDEGAKKAAQELGAEVKTIESTDHGAIEENLRVAVAENYDLIITSSFTSEDALKKVATENPDRNFAIIDTVVDLPNVRSVTFREQEAAYLVGAAAGLATKTNKVGMVVALDIPQLKKWTVGFEEGLKATNPKAELMVNYVGSFTDPAKAKELALLQASKGADFINGAAAVGDLGVFEAAKEKGFFTAGQDVDRTTIDPEHIVLSQLKGTDAAAYETVKNFVEGTFKPGVVAYGLKEKGVGVTYVTHESKTPLNAFIGQEVVDKVKAISDEIVAGTRKVPDQF; encoded by the coding sequence ATGAAGAAGTTATTGCTGGCATTAACGACATTCGCAGTATTGGCAACAGGGTGCTCGACTGGCACAAGCGCACCTGCAGATCAGCCAGGAGGACAATCAGCAGGACAAGAGGGCGCGGCCAAAAAGCGAATTGCCTTGATTTTGCCCGAGAAAATCGGTGTGAATCCGTTCTTCCAACAAATGGATGAGGGTGCGAAGAAAGCCGCACAAGAGCTGGGCGCAGAAGTGAAAACGATTGAATCTACGGACCATGGAGCGATTGAAGAGAATCTGCGCGTGGCTGTTGCAGAAAATTATGATTTGATCATCACTTCTTCCTTTACATCAGAGGATGCATTGAAAAAAGTAGCTACCGAAAATCCTGACCGTAATTTTGCGATTATTGATACTGTAGTGGATTTGCCAAACGTTCGCAGTGTTACCTTCCGCGAGCAGGAAGCGGCTTACCTGGTGGGAGCAGCAGCAGGTCTGGCAACGAAAACGAACAAAGTAGGTATGGTTGTCGCTCTTGATATTCCGCAGTTGAAAAAATGGACAGTTGGCTTCGAAGAGGGCTTGAAAGCGACGAATCCAAAAGCAGAGCTGATGGTCAACTATGTAGGTAGCTTCACTGACCCGGCAAAAGCGAAGGAATTGGCTTTGCTCCAAGCTTCCAAAGGCGCTGACTTCATTAACGGTGCAGCAGCAGTAGGAGACCTCGGCGTTTTCGAAGCAGCGAAGGAAAAAGGCTTCTTCACAGCAGGTCAGGACGTTGACCGTACCACGATTGATCCAGAGCATATTGTTCTGTCCCAATTGAAAGGGACCGACGCGGCAGCTTATGAAACGGTGAAGAACTTTGTAGAAGGAACGTTCAAACCAGGTGTTGTGGCGTACGGCTTGAAAGAAAAAGGTGTTGGGGTAACCTATGTCACGCACGAAAGCAAAACGCCACTGAACGCTTTTATTGGACAAGAAGTGGTGGATAAAGTGAAAGCGATCAGCGATGAGATTGTAGCTGGCACTCGCAAAGTACCAGACCAGTTCTAA
- a CDS encoding ABC transporter ATP-binding protein: MTDRLEMRAMTKKYGDFTANDKVSFSLAAGEVHAIVGENGAGKTTLMRMLYGMEQPTSGEIVLNGKPVVFRGPEDAIRNGIGMVHQHFMLFGEFSVTENIVIGYEPNQAGFFKRNDAEDKVRALSEQYRIPIQPQAKVANCSIGEQQRVEILKVLYQGADIIVLDEPTAVLTPLEVRDLLQTIRNLAESGKSVILITHKLQEVMEVADRITVLRGGKVTGTVSRTETNADDLARLMVGRELQELAERVPLDKGPLLQVENLTVREKQTLLDQVSFTVHHGEIVGIAGVSGNGQSELLQAISGLRAAQEGKVRLGGNDVTNKSVATIRDAGLAHIPEDRYLWGTAKLSSVEENALMGYQRKPAYNRRGVVLREKFRQVVKGWVEQFAIKTGSRQLQELAGNLSGGNLQKLIVARELGQETPFLIAAEPTRGVDIGAMEYIHQALIEKRNQGDGILLVSSELSEILALSDRILVMYKGRIAGELSRLEATEEKISVIMAGGSIHGSNQRAI; this comes from the coding sequence ATGACCGATCGCTTGGAAATGAGGGCCATGACCAAGAAGTACGGAGATTTTACCGCCAACGACAAGGTGTCGTTCTCACTGGCAGCAGGAGAAGTCCACGCGATTGTCGGGGAAAATGGAGCGGGCAAAACGACACTGATGCGGATGCTGTACGGGATGGAGCAGCCGACGTCGGGAGAGATCGTGTTAAATGGCAAGCCAGTTGTTTTCCGCGGACCAGAGGACGCGATTCGAAATGGAATCGGGATGGTTCACCAGCACTTTATGCTCTTCGGAGAATTCAGTGTGACTGAAAATATCGTGATCGGATACGAGCCGAATCAAGCGGGTTTTTTCAAAAGAAATGACGCGGAGGACAAGGTGCGGGCTCTTAGTGAGCAGTATCGCATTCCGATTCAGCCGCAGGCCAAGGTAGCGAATTGCTCGATTGGGGAACAGCAACGGGTCGAGATTCTGAAGGTTCTGTATCAGGGTGCGGATATTATCGTGCTGGACGAGCCGACCGCTGTACTTACCCCACTGGAGGTACGCGACCTGCTGCAAACGATTCGAAACCTGGCCGAGAGCGGCAAGAGCGTCATTTTGATTACACATAAGTTGCAGGAGGTCATGGAGGTAGCTGATCGTATTACGGTACTGCGCGGAGGCAAAGTGACGGGAACGGTATCCCGTACAGAAACCAATGCGGACGATTTAGCCAGACTGATGGTCGGACGTGAATTGCAGGAGCTAGCTGAGCGAGTTCCTCTGGATAAAGGCCCTTTGTTGCAGGTGGAGAATCTCACGGTTCGAGAAAAGCAGACACTGCTTGATCAAGTCAGCTTTACCGTGCACCACGGGGAAATCGTAGGAATCGCAGGTGTTTCCGGGAATGGTCAATCCGAGCTGCTGCAAGCGATCAGCGGCTTGCGAGCGGCACAGGAGGGAAAGGTGCGGTTAGGCGGCAACGACGTGACGAACAAATCAGTTGCCACCATTCGGGATGCCGGCTTGGCGCATATTCCGGAGGATCGCTACCTGTGGGGAACGGCCAAACTCTCAAGCGTCGAGGAAAATGCGTTGATGGGCTATCAGCGAAAGCCTGCTTACAACCGTCGCGGCGTTGTTTTGCGGGAGAAATTCCGCCAAGTCGTAAAAGGCTGGGTTGAGCAGTTTGCCATCAAGACAGGCTCCCGACAATTGCAGGAGCTGGCAGGGAATCTGTCAGGTGGAAACTTGCAAAAGCTGATCGTAGCAAGGGAGCTCGGACAGGAAACCCCGTTTTTGATTGCGGCTGAGCCTACGCGAGGGGTAGATATCGGTGCCATGGAGTACATCCATCAGGCGCTGATCGAAAAGCGCAATCAGGGAGACGGGATCTTGCTCGTCTCCTCCGAGTTGTCCGAAATTCTCGCCTTGTCTGACAGGATTTTGGTCATGTATAAAGGGCGAATCGCTGGAGAGCTTTCACGCCTGGAGGCAACCGAAGAAAAAATCAGCGTGATCATGGCGGGAGGAAGCATTCATGGCAGCAATCAAAGAGCTATCTAA
- a CDS encoding ABC transporter permease, which translates to MAAIKELSKSLVQPLLAVVIGLLTGALVIAAVGESILGTYQEMWKGAFGSFYFFTSTLARATPIMLIALGLSLAFRAGVFNLGAEGQMVLGAVSAALVAIYLPAPGMIKIVAGIFAGMAVGGFWALLPGFMEARFRIPLLISTLLFNYIAVLFASYLVTEPFRDRSGSAALAQTVMLEKSAWLPKLFAGMSVHAGFLFAIVAALLLFWVLRFTPFGYEVKMLGQNSLFAQYGGINRIRVMLTGMFASGGLAGLAGTVEVMGAHYRFVDGALSVPGFAWTGLMAALLANSHPLGIIVTSILLAAFQTGAMGVERNTDVPLELASVIQAVLILFISAKFSYDWWKKRKAKGGESHGAL; encoded by the coding sequence ATGGCAGCAATCAAAGAGCTATCTAAGTCATTGGTTCAGCCGTTATTGGCTGTCGTCATCGGTTTGTTGACCGGGGCGCTGGTCATTGCTGCAGTTGGCGAATCGATCTTGGGCACCTACCAGGAAATGTGGAAAGGGGCCTTTGGCAGTTTTTATTTCTTTACGTCTACATTAGCGAGAGCTACGCCTATCATGCTGATTGCCCTGGGTCTTTCCCTCGCATTTCGGGCAGGGGTATTCAACCTGGGGGCGGAAGGGCAAATGGTGCTGGGTGCCGTCAGTGCTGCGTTAGTCGCGATTTACTTGCCAGCACCGGGAATGATCAAAATTGTGGCGGGTATTTTTGCAGGAATGGCAGTCGGAGGGTTCTGGGCGTTGTTGCCAGGTTTTATGGAAGCCCGTTTTCGCATTCCGTTGCTCATCTCTACGTTGCTCTTTAACTACATCGCGGTATTGTTTGCGAGCTATCTCGTGACAGAGCCGTTCCGGGATCGCTCGGGTTCTGCGGCACTGGCACAGACCGTCATGCTGGAGAAAAGCGCTTGGCTTCCGAAGCTGTTTGCCGGGATGAGCGTGCATGCAGGTTTTTTGTTTGCGATCGTTGCAGCGCTGCTGTTGTTCTGGGTACTTCGGTTTACGCCTTTTGGCTATGAAGTGAAGATGCTGGGTCAAAACTCGCTGTTTGCTCAATACGGAGGAATTAATCGCATTCGGGTGATGCTGACCGGGATGTTTGCCAGTGGAGGACTGGCTGGCTTGGCGGGAACCGTTGAGGTAATGGGGGCGCACTATCGTTTTGTTGACGGTGCCCTGAGTGTACCTGGGTTCGCCTGGACGGGCCTGATGGCAGCGCTGCTTGCGAACTCGCACCCGCTTGGCATCATTGTGACTTCGATCCTGCTTGCTGCTTTTCAGACAGGAGCCATGGGTGTAGAGCGCAATACGGATGTGCCTTTGGAGCTGGCAAGTGTTATACAAGCCGTATTGATTTTGTTCATCTCTGCCAAGTTCAGCTACGACTGGTGGAAAAAGCGGAAGGCAAAAGGAGGGGAATCGCATGGAGCTCTTTGA
- a CDS encoding ABC transporter permease, with translation MELFDWSLLSSTIRMVTPILLAALGGALCARVGIFNVGLEGLVLVGAFSAIVGNHFTGNLILAVLIAALVSIVFSLLFAYMTIKLRANEIVVGVAINFLALGLTTFALRAIFGVKGAFYDKDMAGLPTVEIPFIHDIPVIGGIVSGHSPLVYFAFLAAILLYVFFYRTVTGFRVLAVGLNPVAARSLGLKVTGLQVLAIVMSGALCGIAGAQLSLGQVTMFTEGMTAGRGFIALVAMMMGQSHPLGILASSFLFGLMDALSIRLQGFSLPTQFTAMLPYVLTIAAMFFLKNKSQIGSDNQQSTR, from the coding sequence ATGGAGCTCTTTGATTGGTCCCTCCTCAGTTCTACCATTCGGATGGTCACGCCGATCTTGTTGGCAGCTTTGGGTGGAGCGCTCTGCGCACGTGTCGGAATTTTTAATGTAGGCCTGGAGGGCTTGGTACTGGTCGGTGCCTTTTCCGCGATTGTCGGCAATCATTTTACCGGGAATCTGATTCTGGCTGTTTTGATTGCTGCGCTGGTCAGCATTGTCTTTTCGCTCTTGTTCGCGTACATGACGATCAAGCTTAGGGCGAATGAAATCGTCGTCGGTGTGGCGATTAACTTTCTCGCGCTCGGGTTGACGACATTTGCACTGCGGGCGATCTTCGGTGTCAAAGGAGCGTTTTACGATAAGGATATGGCTGGCTTGCCAACCGTCGAGATTCCTTTCATTCACGATATTCCGGTCATCGGAGGCATTGTCTCTGGTCATTCGCCGCTCGTGTATTTTGCCTTTTTGGCTGCCATTCTGTTGTATGTGTTCTTTTATCGGACGGTTACGGGCTTCCGCGTCCTCGCAGTTGGTCTGAATCCCGTTGCGGCGCGCAGTCTCGGTCTGAAAGTGACGGGACTTCAGGTGCTGGCGATTGTGATGAGTGGCGCATTGTGCGGGATTGCAGGGGCACAGCTTTCACTGGGGCAAGTTACGATGTTTACAGAAGGTATGACGGCTGGCCGGGGCTTTATCGCATTGGTAGCGATGATGATGGGGCAGTCACATCCACTCGGTATTTTGGCTTCGAGCTTTTTGTTCGGGTTGATGGATGCCCTTAGTATTCGATTGCAGGGCTTTTCGCTTCCGACGCAATTTACGGCCATGCTGCCATACGTGCTGACGATTGCGGCAATGTTCTTCTTGAAGAACAAGAGTCAGATCGGTAGCGACAATCAGCAGAGCACCCGTTAA
- a CDS encoding sulfite oxidase-like oxidoreductase, which yields MNKADRIKRMKVPAPVGPGLARRLPPGQILTERFPILHEGDVPVYDMNEWTLRVFGEVDQEVTLSYEEIMAMPQVTVTSDIHCVTRWSRFDNAFTGVRFRDFLQAIDVTPRANFVMLHGDHDYTANVPLADLERDDVLLAHSFDGERLTDKHGWPLRLVVPHLYFWKSVKWIRGIEFMTENKPGFWEQNGFHLIADPFREERFSGEALPIPEDEWEKKEFD from the coding sequence ATGAACAAGGCAGATCGGATCAAAAGAATGAAAGTACCTGCCCCAGTGGGACCGGGACTCGCCAGACGACTTCCGCCAGGACAAATCCTGACAGAGCGCTTTCCCATTTTGCATGAGGGAGACGTGCCGGTGTATGACATGAACGAATGGACACTGCGCGTTTTTGGAGAGGTAGACCAGGAAGTGACACTCTCCTACGAAGAGATCATGGCGATGCCACAGGTGACAGTGACGAGCGACATTCACTGCGTGACGCGCTGGTCCCGTTTTGACAATGCGTTTACAGGCGTGCGTTTTCGTGATTTTTTGCAAGCAATTGACGTGACTCCGCGAGCGAACTTCGTCATGCTGCACGGTGATCACGACTATACTGCCAATGTGCCGCTCGCTGATCTGGAGCGTGATGATGTGCTGCTGGCTCACTCCTTTGATGGAGAGCGACTGACGGACAAGCACGGCTGGCCGCTTCGCCTGGTTGTTCCTCATCTGTATTTCTGGAAAAGCGTGAAGTGGATCAGAGGAATTGAATTTATGACGGAAAACAAGCCCGGCTTCTGGGAGCAAAATGGATTTCATCTGATCGCAGACCCGTTCCGCGAAGAGCGGTTCTCCGGTGAAGCGTTGCCGATACCAGAGGATGAGTGGGAGAAAAAGGAGTTCGATTGA
- a CDS encoding nucleoside phosphorylase, with translation MLTNLKVDPEQLPKRVIVCGDPKRAALIASKLDDQRQIGENREYHSYAGTWKGVEVAVVSHGVGAPGAAVCFEELAKGDVQVIIRVGTAGSYQKEIETGSLVISSAAVRQDGLTSQLVPAGFPAVANRHVVDALVQAAGANASDLKVFEGITLTLDVFYSGVLEFPHKLYQKAGVLAVEMENTALFVIAALRGMKAGSILAIDGYADADLIESYNPHTDVMAKAIEAEALIALDAAIAVSQ, from the coding sequence ATGTTGACGAATCTAAAGGTAGATCCCGAACAACTGCCAAAGCGCGTCATTGTGTGCGGTGATCCAAAACGTGCAGCCTTGATTGCTTCGAAACTCGACGATCAGCGCCAAATCGGGGAAAACCGCGAGTATCACAGCTATGCGGGTACTTGGAAAGGCGTCGAGGTAGCGGTAGTGAGTCATGGGGTAGGCGCACCTGGAGCAGCGGTATGCTTCGAGGAGCTGGCGAAGGGCGACGTTCAGGTCATCATTCGCGTAGGAACTGCCGGGTCATACCAAAAAGAAATCGAGACAGGCAGCCTCGTCATCAGCTCCGCAGCGGTTCGCCAAGACGGCTTGACCAGTCAGTTGGTTCCGGCGGGCTTCCCGGCTGTTGCCAATCGCCATGTCGTGGACGCGCTTGTACAAGCAGCAGGAGCAAACGCATCAGACTTGAAGGTATTTGAAGGAATCACGCTGACACTCGATGTCTTCTACAGTGGAGTGTTGGAGTTCCCGCACAAGCTGTACCAAAAAGCTGGCGTTTTGGCAGTCGAGATGGAAAACACCGCTCTCTTCGTGATTGCGGCGCTTCGCGGTATGAAGGCAGGCTCCATTTTAGCGATTGACGGGTATGCAGATGCAGACTTGATCGAATCGTATAACCCGCACACCGATGTGATGGCAAAAGCCATTGAAGCCGAAGCGTTGATCGCACTGGATGCAGCCATTGCAGTTTCCCAGTAA
- a CDS encoding helix-turn-helix transcriptional regulator, whose translation MNLELQQFKANFFKALGHPLRIRILELLAEGDKNVNELQTLIGSEGSAVSQQLAILRNNNIVYGTKDGNKVTYSLRDPMIIELLSVARQIFNNHLIDTISMLDRFNEE comes from the coding sequence TTGAATTTGGAACTACAACAATTTAAAGCGAATTTTTTCAAGGCGTTGGGACATCCCCTACGGATTCGGATTCTGGAGCTGCTGGCGGAAGGTGATAAGAATGTAAACGAGCTTCAGACACTCATTGGGAGTGAAGGTTCCGCTGTTTCCCAACAGCTCGCCATTTTGCGGAACAATAATATCGTGTACGGAACGAAGGACGGAAACAAAGTCACCTACTCGCTGCGTGATCCGATGATCATCGAGCTATTGAGTGTGGCTAGACAAATTTTTAACAATCATCTGATTGATACGATCTCTATGCTGGATCGTTTTAACGAGGAATGA